CAATGCATATTTAGTATTTGGTGATGATAAAGTAGCATTGATCGATAACGCATATCCTGGGAAAACTGAAGAGTTAATGGCTAGAGTAGACGATGCATTTGCACAAGAAGGAAAAACTGGAGAAAATGCTAAAGTAGATGTAATTATACAAAATCACGTCGAAAAGGACCATAGTGGAGTTTTAGTAGATCTCCACAAAAGATATCCAAATGCACCAATATACTGTACTGAAATAGCTGTAAAAGGATTGAAAAGACATTACCCTGGAATTAATGGAGCAGAATTTATTACTGTTGGAACTGGAGATGCTTTAGAGCTTGGTGGAAAAACTTTAGCATTCTTAGATGCATTCCTTCTCCACTGGCCAGATAGTATGTTCACATTATTAGTAGAAGATGGAATATTATTCCCTAATGATGCATTTGGTCAACACTTATGTTACTCTAAAAGATTCGATCATGAAATCCCTGAACATGTTTTAATGGATGCTACTAAAAAGTTTTATGGAAATCTTTTAGTTCCTCTATCAAAACTTGTATTAAAGAAATTTGAAGAAGTTACAGAATTAGGTTTACTTGAACAAATTAAGATGATAGCTCCTTCACATGGACAAATATGGACCGATCCAATGAAAGTCATTGGTGCGTATAGTGAATGGGCTACAGGACAATGTAAAGATAAAGTAACAATCGTTTATGACACTATGCACTATTCAACCCAAAAAATGGCTCATGAAGTAGCTGAAGGTGTAATAGCTGAAGGATATGATGTAGAAATGTTCTTCTTACATGAAGATGAAAGAAGTGAAATAGTAAAAAGCATTCTTGATAGTAAAGCAGTAGCTATTGGAATACCAACTATTAATAATGGACCATTCCCAAGTATTGGAGATCTTATGTACTATATGAAAGGTCTCGAATATGACAGAACTGGAATTGAAAGAAAAGCTGTCACTTTCGGTTCTATGGGAGGAAAAGGTGGTGCTGTGGACATCATAGCTAAAGAATTAAATGAATCTGGTTTCGATGTAGTAGACACTTGTGAAGTCTATTATGTTCCTGATGAAGCAGAAAACGAAGATTGTTTTAAATTAGGACAAAAATTAGTAGAAGAAGCCAAAAAACTATAAAACTATAATTTAACAGAATATAAATAGAATATATCTATTATATTTGATAATTTATTTTTTTATTTTTTATTATTTTATCATTATATTATAATATTTTATAAATTATATTTTATAATTTTATATCTATTGTAATCTTATATTTATTGAATTAATAATATATAAAGAATCATTATTATAAAATTAGTGAAAAATATAATAATAATAAATAATAATAAATTGGATATAGCATAAAAATAATTGAAAATATTATATAAGGAGAAAAGAAAATGCCAAAATATGAACATAAAATTGGAGTTACCAAAGGAACTGACGTAGAAAAAGAAGTACAAGCTAATTTCATGGGTGAGACCCAAGAAGTAGGAATGTATTTAGCTATGTCTAGACAAGCTTCTAGAGAAGGTTATGGGGAGTTAGCTGAAGTATTTAAAAGATTGGCATGGGAAGAAGCCGAACATGCTGCAAGATTTGCAGAAATGAATGGAGTCATTAAACCAACTTTAAAAGAAAATGTTGAAATGATGTTAGAAGGAGAATTAATGGCTAATAAAGAGAAAAGAGAAGCTGCAGAAAAATCTGAAGAATGTAAGCTCGAAGACCCTTGTGATTTCTTTAAAGAAAGTTCCAAAGACGAAGGTCGTCACGCTAAAATACTACAAGGAATATTGGAAAGATATTTCTAAATATTTTTTTATTTTTTCTAATAAATTTTTTCTTATTTTTTAAACTAATTATTTTTACATATTTTTTCTTATTACTTTAATTCAATTTTTATATTATATTCTATATTATATTCATTTTTAAGTTATTTTAAGTTATATTATTATTTAAAATATAATATTAACAAAATCAATCTTTTTTTTTATCTTATTTATCTTATTTAACTTATTTAAACTTATTTTAATTTATTTTAATTTATTTTAACTTGTTTTAACTTAATTATCAATACTTTAAATTTATTTTCTAAATTATTTTATTTAATTCTAAAACTAAAAAAATATAAAAAATTAATTAACTGTCAATGTTATTTAAAAAAATATTTATAAATATCATTAAATCATTAAATATAATCAATTATAATAAAATAAATTAGGTGAAAAAATGAATGAAAAGATTTCAATAGCAGCATGTAATGGAATGAGTGCATTAGGCCTTGTTACTAGAGCCGTTAGTAATGATTTGGCAATTGATAAAGATAATATAGTTTCTATATGCATTACAGCTACAGCTGCTGATAATGATGATTTCAATGAAATGATCAAAAAATATCCAATTTTGGCTATTAATGGATGTTCTGATTCATGCGTAAATAAAATATTAAAATCAAAAGGGGTTTCAGTTGAAAAATCAATTAATGTAGATAAATTTTTAGAAGATAATAATTTAAAAGTAAATGATCCTTCAAGATTAGATGTTGATGGTGAAAAATCTGTTAAAAAATTAAAAGAAGCTATTTTTGAACAAATAGACTCTATTTAGATTATATATCCATTTATTCTGTATATTCTATTTATCTATTTATCTATTTATTCAATTTATTCAATTTATTCTGTTTATCTATTTATTCGATTTATTATCACTTCATTCAATTATTAACTATTATTATCATTAATAAACATAAAATTATAATTATAATTAAATATTATTAAATAAAAAAGAAAATAAGGAAACAATCATGAGCATAAAAATAGCTATCATTAGAGATGAACCTGTTTTTGGAGAAAGAGCCTGTGAAACAATAAGTAAAGAATTTGAAACAGAAATGTTTGAAGTAGAATCTCCAAAAGGAATATTTATAGATGATATAGAAATTAGCCCATCATTAATTGAAAAATTAGCTAAATTTGATTTAATAATAACCTATATCAAACAAGCCGATATGACCCTTGAACTTATAGAACAACTACATGAAAAAGTTTCATGGATCATTGTAGGAGTTTGGAGAGGAGAAGGATTTAAAAAACAGCTTTTAAAATATAAAAATGTTTCTGTTCCTGATGCTATGTGTGAATTAGAAGGAAATAAAGGAAATTCAGTTTTTAAAGAATTCACAGAAAAGTTTGGAAAACCAGATATAAAAATAAATTGTCAAGGAGAAAGAATAGCTGAAATTGATGTTATTAGAGGCTCTCCTTGTGGAGCTACAGATTTTATGGCAAAAGATATGATTGGAAAAGAAGCTACAGATATCGATATTACAGCTAAAAAAGCAGGTCTTCGAATCCAACATTACCCCTGTAGAGGTCATAAATTACGATTATTCGCTGATGAAGAATCACATAAACAAATAGCTTCACAATTACACCATGATGCTGTTAAAAAAGCTTTAAATGAAAATAAAAAAGAAAAATAATCAAAAATAGATAATAGAAGAAATAATAAGAATGAAAGAAAATAACTAGATAATGAAAGAAAATAATAAATTAATTTAATTAGTAAATAATTAGTAAATAAATAATTCAATAATTATTTATATACTAAAATAAATTAAATCCTAGTCCCATTATTAAGCTTATAGCGATTATAAATATTAAAAACCAAGATATTAAAGTAACAATTGGTTTAACAAAATTTTCAGGTAATTTATAATCTAATAATTCTTCAAATAAGTGACCTCCATCCAAAGGTTTCATTGGAAGAAGATTAAATAATCCAACAGCTAAATTAAGGAAAGATATCCACATAAACAAATCAACTAATCCAAACCAAATCCATGGTAGCTGATTTCCATAGGTATTAGCTACACTACTCTCAATTTCATAATGTTTAACTCCCTGAATACCCATATAACCAACAGAAGCATTGTTTGGATTTTTACCTGCCGTGAAATTATAAGTTCCCGTGTTAGTCGTGATATCAACGGTTTTTCCTGGTTTTAATGTAGAAACCGCATCAGAATAGCTAGATCCACCAGTTATCTCATGCCCATTAATAGATTCAACTATCATTCCTTCTTTTAAAATATTATCAGCAGGAGCACCTTCGATAATTTTTTGTATTTGAACTCCATTTTCATTGAAAGCATCTGGAATAATAAATGTTGATATTGAAGTCATGATTAAAAATGCAACAGCAAAAAGACAAATGTTAGCAATTGATCCTGCTGCATAAACCCTCATTTTCGCAATTTTACTTGATTTTTCCATATCTTCTTCATCTTGTTCAACAAAAGCACCTGGAAGAACTGCAAAAAGCAATAATCCAATTGATTTTATCTTTATTTTTTCTGTTCTAGCTAAAATTCCATGAGCAAATTCATGAACAATTATAACTGTAGCTAATCCAATTATCCCATAAGCAAATGGGATAAAAATTGGAGAACCTGGAACTTCAACTCCTGGAATAACTAAAGATACAGAAGGAGTTTGGGTAATTGTAGAAAGTGAAAAGAATAATGAATATGTTATCAGAACCATAGCTATAAAAGAAACAACTATTCCTACATTCATAAACCATTTCCAAAATCTTGGAGATATATTAGCTATTCTGTCAATAAATCCTCTAAGACGTTTAGTTTTCCACATAAGCAAGGGAAAATTAATTTCTAATCCATGGTTAACTAATCTTTTCCTAAAGACTAGTGCAACAATCCATATAATTGCAAATCCAATCGCATAATACCATAATGCATTCATTATTTCACTCTTTAATAAAAAATAAAATTGATTTTTACTTATTGATTATGAATTTTTTAATGTATAAATTTGATTATTTAAGTATTAAATGTTAATGTATTAAATTGTTGATTTATATAATTACATATAATTTTTATTATTTAATGTATAAATTTAATTATTTTAATTTATTTATAATATTTAATAAATTATTAATTTAAACTATTTATTCCAATTCATGGCTTCAAAAAAGACAACATCAACAATATCACCTTTAGTTATTCCTTCTTGATTTTCATCAACAATTATATAACCATTGGCTTCAACCATAGATCTAATTACTCCAGAACCTCTGCTCAATATAGACCTTACTTTTTCATCATCAGCAAATACACGAATGTAATCTGTTCGCCCTAAATTAGAATAAATCTTAACTTCTGCTTCTCTTTTTTCCATTCTAGGATTGAAG
This genomic window from Methanobrevibacter sp. TMH8 contains:
- a CDS encoding FprA family A-type flavoprotein, translating into MKAKAMKISEGVYWIGVLDWDLRVYHGYTLDGTTYNAYLVFGDDKVALIDNAYPGKTEELMARVDDAFAQEGKTGENAKVDVIIQNHVEKDHSGVLVDLHKRYPNAPIYCTEIAVKGLKRHYPGINGAEFITVGTGDALELGGKTLAFLDAFLLHWPDSMFTLLVEDGILFPNDAFGQHLCYSKRFDHEIPEHVLMDATKKFYGNLLVPLSKLVLKKFEEVTELGLLEQIKMIAPSHGQIWTDPMKVIGAYSEWATGQCKDKVTIVYDTMHYSTQKMAHEVAEGVIAEGYDVEMFFLHEDERSEIVKSILDSKAVAIGIPTINNGPFPSIGDLMYYMKGLEYDRTGIERKAVTFGSMGGKGGAVDIIAKELNESGFDVVDTCEVYYVPDEAENEDCFKLGQKLVEEAKKL
- a CDS encoding ferritin family protein, which codes for MPKYEHKIGVTKGTDVEKEVQANFMGETQEVGMYLAMSRQASREGYGELAEVFKRLAWEEAEHAARFAEMNGVIKPTLKENVEMMLEGELMANKEKREAAEKSEECKLEDPCDFFKESSKDEGRHAKILQGILERYF
- a CDS encoding putative zinc-binding protein produces the protein MNEKISIAACNGMSALGLVTRAVSNDLAIDKDNIVSICITATAADNDDFNEMIKKYPILAINGCSDSCVNKILKSKGVSVEKSINVDKFLEDNNLKVNDPSRLDVDGEKSVKKLKEAIFEQIDSI
- a CDS encoding DUF166 family protein, which encodes MSIKIAIIRDEPVFGERACETISKEFETEMFEVESPKGIFIDDIEISPSLIEKLAKFDLIITYIKQADMTLELIEQLHEKVSWIIVGVWRGEGFKKQLLKYKNVSVPDAMCELEGNKGNSVFKEFTEKFGKPDIKINCQGERIAEIDVIRGSPCGATDFMAKDMIGKEATDIDITAKKAGLRIQHYPCRGHKLRLFADEESHKQIASQLHHDAVKKALNENKKEK
- a CDS encoding site-2 protease family protein, giving the protein MNALWYYAIGFAIIWIVALVFRKRLVNHGLEINFPLLMWKTKRLRGFIDRIANISPRFWKWFMNVGIVVSFIAMVLITYSLFFSLSTITQTPSVSLVIPGVEVPGSPIFIPFAYGIIGLATVIIVHEFAHGILARTEKIKIKSIGLLLFAVLPGAFVEQDEEDMEKSSKIAKMRVYAAGSIANICLFAVAFLIMTSISTFIIPDAFNENGVQIQKIIEGAPADNILKEGMIVESINGHEITGGSSYSDAVSTLKPGKTVDITTNTGTYNFTAGKNPNNASVGYMGIQGVKHYEIESSVANTYGNQLPWIWFGLVDLFMWISFLNLAVGLFNLLPMKPLDGGHLFEELLDYKLPENFVKPIVTLISWFLIFIIAISLIMGLGFNLF